The DNA sequence TGGCGCCATCAAGCGCACGATCTCGCCATTGACCTCCCCCGTTTCACGATCCACGGATTCTGTAACGGGCACGCAGTTGCAATCCACAGCGTCCGGCACACGGCGGGCCTCCACCCAGGACTCAGTGCGACCCAGGAAACCCAGATTCTCAAGCAGAGCGTCGAGCAGTTCATTTTGAGGTCTGTCTAGCACCAAGGCAGACCAGACAATGACGACAGGATCGTCCGCCGCGACTCGCGCGAAGGCATCGAACACCAGCGTGCGTTTGTCGCTCTTGCCGGGCATATAGTGCCGCGAGTGGGCATGAATCGCAGACTCCGGCAGATGAAACGACGGCGGTTCGGCTTCAGCAAGACAGACGAGCAATTCATGCAGGCGCTCGCGTGGAGCGCGGACAGGATCGAGCTTGCGATGCCATACCGCGATCAACGCGCGTGTGATACGCCACAAATCTGGCGGCCAAGCCACGTCCGCTTCGTTGACATGCCGCCCCCAGGGGGTTGCGTGATAACGCCCGGCAGGGAAGGTGAAAGCGATAGCAAGCATCAATCGGATTCCTTTTCGCCTTCTTGGTTAGAATCTCCGTCTTGGTCACCGTCGCCTGCCGCCTTACGAATCGCATCCTTCGCCGACTGATTGTCAGGAAAGAGCGCAAAAAGCTTCTTCAGAGAGTCGAAGTTCGGCTTCTCATCGAGTTCCAGCGACGGTCCTTTCTTGGCCGTTCCCTTCTTCCACTTCACTGATTTCTTCAGTTCCTCAGGAACTGTCGGTTCGGCTGTGCCTTGCGGCAGTTCTACCGAGATCTTCTTCAGCGCTTTCACCCAACTTACGGCTCGGATACCGTTAGAACTATCGTCACCAAAACATCCGCTGCCTGAGACCCTTCTAATCAGTTCCGGGAGCATCTCCGCGATGTCTTTCGCCGCGGGTAGTGCGAAGCCCTTTTCGGGTCTCGTAATCTCGACAGAACCAACTTCAAACTTGCAGTTTGAACGCAAGTCCCAGACCGATTCACGAAATCGAGCAAGCTTATAGAGGGACAAGGCAATCAAGAGTTGTTCAGCGTCCGAGCCCAATCCATAACCACGAATTTGGTTCAGATCAAGATTGAAGTAAGCAGTGATTGACTCGGCGGCGAATTGTGTCGAGGGGTAAGGAATGTTTGTAAAACCGTCCTTGGACGTCACGCCGCGTGCCTCGTCTTTGGCCGGAAACACATGATCGAATTTTGTTCCACCCGATTCGGCGGGTTTAACATTGGACGCTTCGACGAAGCCGGAAAGCGCGCGTGGGACACGAAGACGACCAGCGACCTTCTCCAGAAAGACTCCATGAATGAGACTGTTTAGGTCGTACTTCAGCAAGGCCTTGTAGAAGCGCCTCATATTGATGCGGCCAGATGCCTCGTCATCTTTCTCTTCCGAATCGTTGGAGTCACCTTTCTTTTTTCGCTTCTTCGCGACTCCAAGGTCTTTTAGGATGCTCTCTTGCAACGCAAGCGCTTTGGAATCGGCGCTTTCCCAGAGGTAAGGCGTATTCAAACGATGGGCCTCCAATAGCGTGCTCGTGATCCCAGATTCGCCGCAGTCGATCTGCACGAAGGAAACACCTTTGACTTCGTCGACCAGATCATCGGAAATGGAATCCCTCGTGAACACCTTGAACAGAGCACGCTCAAGCCAGTTGGTGATGCTCTGGGATGACTCCACCAACAGCATTTGGTCGCCATTCTTCGGATTCTCGTAGGTGGCAGGGCCCAGATTGGGGAAACCGGTGGGCTGAAAGCGCGTGCCCTGCAGAGGCCTCAAATCCGCTTTCAGCAACAGGCGCGGGGCAGTGGCAAGGGCAGCAAGAGCATTTGGTTCTAGCGGCATGGCAGTTCTCCTGGTTAGGTGATGATTTCGTTTGGTATAGTCGTATCGAGCTCGAATGCTGGGATCAGGTTAAGGTCGGGCAGTAGCTGTTTAGTTTCAGCAAGTGTGAGGGGAATGCACAAGGCTGCAAGCCAGCGCGGACCATTCACTCTCGCGACTTCTGGCGGATTTCGGCCAGGTAACTTTGCGCCGAGCGTGCGGAGGCGTTGCCAGGCCATGCGCACGGCGGCCTGTACGTCATTGGCGGCCAGACGTGCCGGCATTTCTGCAGGCAGGCGGAAAGTCCGATCTGGCGGCAGCCACTTCAAAACACGGAGCATAGACTCTGGGGTAAAAAATACTTTCAGCAGCGCGAACGCAGGTGGAAGCACGGCTTCTTCATCGGTACGTTTATTTATCCGTCGCGCCACGTCGTCGCTCCAGTCCACACATGCCAGACCGCCGAGAAGTTCGCCAATTCGAGCATCGTCGGTGGCACTATCGAGAAACGCAGCTACATCGTTGCAAGTGGCGCCGGTCTGACTGGCCAGCGCTTCGCCTTCCGCGCCGAGCACAATCGCTTCCAGTCGCCGTCGGTGTAACAGCGCGGCAAGATTCCGGGTAAGTGGTCCTGACGTCCACGCTGCAAGGCGCGATCTGGGTTCCCATGCGCGATCCCCCTCTCTGTTGAGAGACTCGCTGACCTTAACAAGGTGCCGGCGGGCATGCAGAACTCGATGGCCTTGCTCGTCTCGCAGGCACAACCCTGCAAATGCTGCAGCAATCCTGAATTCGACGGATTGATCGTCCGCCTTGATTGCCCAATCCGATGAAAGGCGCGGCGCTGGAACGCACGCAGACTCTTGCGACTTGGGACTGAGGTTGAGGGCGGCTTCGATGCCTCCCACCCGACGCAGCACGGTTTGGAGGGGGGTGCGGCCGGTTTGTTGCGTGAGCGCAAACAAGGCTGTGTCGAGTTGATGGGCGGCGGTGCGCAAAGCGTTAGGGGCGTTTTCGTCACGCGCATAACGCTGGACGCTAGCAAGCCAGTTCCGGCGCTCGAGTTGTGCGATGAGGTCGGCGTCGGGATTTCGTTTGACGCGGTAACGATCGAGTGCCGTGGCAAAAAAGCTCTGGCCGTTTCGCATCAAGAACGCAAACCGCTGAAAGCTGGTCAACCCACGGTCAATCCCAAGCCCTGTAAGCGCCCGTGTGAAATCTAGGCCGTTCGCGATGGTCCTCGCGCCCAAGGTAGCCCGCCCTTCTGAGAACATTGTCTTTAGCTCACCGAGCCCAACAGGCCTCTCCCACAATGGGAGCCAAACCTCCATGACTTGCCGCTTCGCCTGTTTCGGTCGCTCCTCGGCAATCATATAGCTGCCATGCCCGGCCGCCGAGGGGGCGACGACGAAGGGAAAGTTAATCTGCGGGGCATTAAATTCATGCTTACGTGTTGCCGCGCTAGCAAAGAACAGGGTGCCTTCTAAACAAAGCAGGTAATCCCAAGCATTGAGTTGTACGTCCCCTTCGAAACCAGTCGAGGCGTTCACGCCCCCTGATCCTTGTGGCGAGAAGTGACCGGGCGTCTGATCCGAGTGCACATCCGGCGCTGCAATGCCCAATAGGGCGGACTCCAGCGCATGGTCGTGCCTCCGCGTGACAATGCAGGCGACAACCTGCTGCGCGAACCCGGAGACGTAACTACCACTACCCTCATTACCCCCTGTTCCTAACAACGGGGGGAATTTTCGCCCGTCGGACGTCAGCACGTAACATGCATCGAGCCAAGGAAGAATGTGATCTGGCAGTTCCGCACGACACAAATTCAGAAGTTCGACCTTCTTTTCGTCCGAGGCTTTTTCGTCAAAGCCGTGCCTGGATAGAAGATCGCGCACAGCATTGATCGTGCTCCGGTAGGATTCGAGTCGACCACCGTCAGAATTTGAAATCGTCGAGAGCGCCTCTCGGGCTGTCTTCTCCGAACTTCCGCCGAAGAAACCCGAGCGCGCGCCCCACGGCGCAATCAGCGGCGTCGGCCGATACCGCTCCAGAAAGAATGCACGTAGTTCCTCCTTCGTCAGCTTCGTGCGCAGTACAAACACGTCGTCGCGCCAGAAACCAGTCGCATCGGGATCGCCGCCTCCTTCCGTTCCTGCCTCGGCTACTAAGCGCAGCACGGCCAGTGCCTTCAGGTAGGACGCCAGCGGCGTGGGGGTGCAGCCAGGCAACGGGTGTTCATGGATCATCTTGCAGCCTCCTGTTCCGCGCGCGAAGCGCGCCAGTCGGCGATTCGCACCAGCGCCTCGTACCACGCCAACTGAAATGGGCCGGGCGTCTTCAACAATCTCTGTGTGCGCGTGGTCCACGACAGGCCTTGTCGTCCGTCGCCGAGCTGCATCAGATCTAGGTTGAGTTCGACTTCAGGGACCGTTTCGCCGTCCGCGAATTGCATCGCTGGAAGCCGATCTCCGTCCCAGATGCCTCGCGCAAACAATCGCCCGTCCGGGGCCTCGGTTTCTTGCGGGAGTGCGCGCAGCGACATACGCACCTTACCGTGGTGCGCGGCGATGAGATACGCAATCAGGTTGGCTTCGTCATCGTCACCATGCAACGCGAGCCAGGCAAGCGCCGATGCGAGTTCATGGCGAAAGCGTGGACGCCTCACAACCTTGCCGTCCACCATCATCTGGTAACGTGGCTTGCCGCTTTTGCGATCGGGCTTGCGCCCGACCTTGGCCCAGTACCCTGCGCCCAATGGCTCGCCTGTTCCTTGCTCATGCGCGGTTCGAAGCATGGAGTCGAAGGCTTCATGTGCCTTACCCATGTCATGCCACCGTGCGGCACGGATGACGGCCCGCGACTCTTTGACGTTCAACACCTTGCACAACTCCCGCGCTTCTTGCTCCACGTCGGCAAGATGGCGCGGGAGCGCCACCGCGACCTGCAACAGACTGCGGTGGTCGTCGTCAAACGCTTCTTCGTCCCGTGTTTCCTTATCTGGCGCGAGGATTGGAGTAACCTCAGCCTTGCTCTCCGG is a window from the Fimbriimonadaceae bacterium genome containing:
- the cas7u gene encoding type I-U CRISPR-associated protein Cas7, producing MPLEPNALAALATAPRLLLKADLRPLQGTRFQPTGFPNLGPATYENPKNGDQMLLVESSQSITNWLERALFKVFTRDSISDDLVDEVKGVSFVQIDCGESGITSTLLEAHRLNTPYLWESADSKALALQESILKDLGVAKKRKKKGDSNDSEEKDDEASGRINMRRFYKALLKYDLNSLIHGVFLEKVAGRLRVPRALSGFVEASNVKPAESGGTKFDHVFPAKDEARGVTSKDGFTNIPYPSTQFAAESITAYFNLDLNQIRGYGLGSDAEQLLIALSLYKLARFRESVWDLRSNCKFEVGSVEITRPEKGFALPAAKDIAEMLPELIRRVSGSGCFGDDSSNGIRAVSWVKALKKISVELPQGTAEPTVPEELKKSVKWKKGTAKKGPSLELDEKPNFDSLKKLFALFPDNQSAKDAIRKAAGDGDQDGDSNQEGEKESD
- the csx17 gene encoding type I-U CRISPR-associated protein Csx17, with the translated sequence MIHEHPLPGCTPTPLASYLKALAVLRLVAEAGTEGGGDPDATGFWRDDVFVLRTKLTKEELRAFFLERYRPTPLIAPWGARSGFFGGSSEKTAREALSTISNSDGGRLESYRSTINAVRDLLSRHGFDEKASDEKKVELLNLCRAELPDHILPWLDACYVLTSDGRKFPPLLGTGGNEGSGSYVSGFAQQVVACIVTRRHDHALESALLGIAAPDVHSDQTPGHFSPQGSGGVNASTGFEGDVQLNAWDYLLCLEGTLFFASAATRKHEFNAPQINFPFVVAPSAAGHGSYMIAEERPKQAKRQVMEVWLPLWERPVGLGELKTMFSEGRATLGARTIANGLDFTRALTGLGIDRGLTSFQRFAFLMRNGQSFFATALDRYRVKRNPDADLIAQLERRNWLASVQRYARDENAPNALRTAAHQLDTALFALTQQTGRTPLQTVLRRVGGIEAALNLSPKSQESACVPAPRLSSDWAIKADDQSVEFRIAAAFAGLCLRDEQGHRVLHARRHLVKVSESLNREGDRAWEPRSRLAAWTSGPLTRNLAALLHRRRLEAIVLGAEGEALASQTGATCNDVAAFLDSATDDARIGELLGGLACVDWSDDVARRINKRTDEEAVLPPAFALLKVFFTPESMLRVLKWLPPDRTFRLPAEMPARLAANDVQAAVRMAWQRLRTLGAKLPGRNPPEVARVNGPRWLAALCIPLTLAETKQLLPDLNLIPAFELDTTIPNEIIT